One genomic segment of Clostridium saccharoperbutylacetonicum N1-4(HMT) includes these proteins:
- a CDS encoding NADPH-dependent oxidoreductase, which produces MNETIKVIQNHRSIRSFIDKDIDNQIIDEILKASQSMPSSINGQQTSAIVIRDKETKAKIAHFAGDQKWIDDAPVFVIFIMDFYKTKIAAEINGLEQVINESIEGTIVGTFDSGLAMGAAIIAAESLGLGIVPIGGVRKNPKEIIEILELPSNTYPIAGLAIGYPKDNSKKKPRLPFNTFRHDEKYNKDIIEDNIKKYDETMETYLRDIGREQEGNWSKLTSGLYKYVYYPEVYPTIKKQGFDNNK; this is translated from the coding sequence AACTATAAAAGTAATACAAAACCATAGATCGATTAGAAGCTTTATTGATAAAGATATAGATAATCAAATAATTGATGAAATTTTAAAAGCATCACAATCAATGCCTTCATCTATTAATGGACAGCAGACTTCAGCAATTGTTATTAGAGATAAAGAGACAAAGGCAAAAATTGCACATTTCGCTGGTGACCAAAAATGGATTGATGATGCACCTGTATTTGTAATTTTTATAATGGATTTTTATAAAACAAAAATTGCAGCTGAGATAAATGGACTAGAACAAGTTATTAATGAAAGTATAGAAGGAACTATTGTTGGAACTTTTGATTCAGGATTAGCTATGGGAGCTGCAATAATAGCTGCTGAATCCCTTGGACTTGGAATAGTACCAATTGGTGGAGTTAGGAAAAATCCAAAGGAAATAATTGAAATTTTAGAATTACCGTCTAATACGTATCCTATAGCAGGCTTGGCAATTGGATATCCTAAAGATAATTCAAAAAAGAAGCCTAGACTTCCTTTTAATACTTTTAGGCATGATGAGAAATATAATAAGGATATAATTGAAGATAATATTAAAAAGTATGATGAAACAATGGAAACATATTTAAGGGATATTGGTCGAGAACAAGAAGGAAACTGGAGTAAGCTTACTTCTGGTCTTTATAAATATGTTTATTATCCAGAAGTTTATCCTACAATTAAAAAACAAGGTTTTGATAATAATAAGTAA
- a CDS encoding arsenate reductase family protein, with amino-acid sequence MSYLFVEYPKCTTCKRAKKWLDDHEVDYEDRHIVEKNPTAEELQKWIEKSELPIKKFFNTSGILYKEMNLSQKLKTLSEEEQIELLATNGMLVKRPILVGEDFVLVGFRDEAVWKETLKVNND; translated from the coding sequence ATGTCGTATTTATTTGTAGAATATCCAAAATGCACAACATGTAAGCGTGCAAAAAAGTGGCTCGATGATCACGAAGTTGATTATGAAGATAGACATATAGTAGAAAAGAATCCAACAGCTGAGGAACTTCAAAAATGGATTGAAAAAAGCGAACTACCAATTAAGAAGTTCTTTAACACTAGCGGGATTTTATATAAAGAAATGAATTTAAGTCAAAAGCTCAAAACTCTTTCAGAAGAAGAACAAATTGAACTTTTAGCAACAAATGGAATGTTAGTTAAGCGTCCAATATTAGTTGGAGAAGATTTTGTACTTGTTGGTTTTAGAGATGAAGCTGTGTGGAAAGAAACATTGAAAGTTAATAACGATTAG
- a CDS encoding molecular chaperone HscC, producing the protein MAVIGIDLGTTNSLVAVWEDGKARIIPNVLERNLTPSVISVDENNEILVGDVAKERLITHPECTVANFKRFMGTAKKINLGTYTFTPEELSSFILKRLKEDAESYLGEVIEEAVISVPAYFNDAQRKATKRAGELAGMKVERLISEPTAAAVAYGLHQEDDETQFLVFDLGGGTFDISILELFEGVMEVKSIAGDNFLGGEDFNKLLVEYFIEKNNLDLYKLDKKAVSALCKQAELCKQALSMSDNATMKLVVDEQNFEIELDRSKFEKLCSDLILRLRHPVERALRDADISPSEIEAVILIGGSTRMPLVRNVVSKMFNKLPFSNINPDETVALGAAIQAALKEKNSDLKELVLTDVCPYTLGVAVARRMNGESYEAGYYLPIIERNSPVPISKVENLVPTADNQTHISIKVYQGESRRVENNIALGEFQVPIPKDKAGVQAVAVRYTYDINGLLEVEATVESTGIKKALIIEKAPGSMTEEEIKERMEVLKEIKIHPRDRTENRLLLARGERLYEEALGDMREYIEKLLAEFERILATQNPKLIKEYAKLFSEKLDELEKYY; encoded by the coding sequence ATGGCAGTTATTGGTATTGATTTAGGAACTACAAACAGTTTGGTTGCTGTTTGGGAAGATGGGAAAGCTAGAATTATACCTAATGTTTTAGAGAGAAATTTAACACCATCAGTTATTAGTGTTGATGAAAATAATGAAATATTAGTTGGTGATGTTGCTAAAGAAAGACTGATTACACATCCAGAGTGTACAGTGGCAAATTTTAAAAGATTTATGGGAACAGCTAAAAAAATAAATCTTGGCACCTATACTTTTACACCAGAAGAATTGTCTTCATTTATTTTGAAAAGATTAAAGGAAGATGCTGAGAGTTACTTAGGGGAAGTTATTGAAGAAGCAGTAATAAGTGTTCCTGCATATTTCAATGATGCTCAACGTAAAGCAACTAAAAGGGCTGGTGAGCTTGCGGGAATGAAAGTGGAAAGACTAATTAGTGAACCAACAGCAGCTGCTGTAGCTTATGGACTTCATCAAGAAGATGATGAAACTCAATTTTTGGTTTTTGATTTGGGTGGAGGAACCTTTGATATTTCTATTCTTGAATTATTTGAAGGAGTCATGGAGGTTAAGTCTATAGCGGGAGATAATTTCCTTGGTGGAGAAGATTTTAATAAACTTCTAGTTGAATATTTTATTGAAAAGAATAATTTAGATCTATATAAATTAGATAAGAAAGCAGTATCAGCTTTATGTAAGCAGGCTGAATTATGTAAACAAGCATTATCAATGAGTGATAATGCAACAATGAAATTGGTAGTTGATGAACAAAATTTTGAAATAGAATTAGATAGAAGTAAATTTGAAAAATTATGTTCAGATTTAATTTTGAGATTAAGACACCCAGTAGAAAGAGCTTTAAGGGATGCAGATATATCTCCTAGTGAAATTGAGGCTGTAATTTTGATAGGTGGAAGTACAAGGATGCCTTTAGTGAGAAATGTGGTTAGCAAAATGTTTAATAAGCTACCTTTTTCTAATATAAATCCTGATGAAACAGTGGCACTTGGCGCAGCAATTCAAGCTGCTTTAAAAGAAAAAAACTCAGATTTAAAGGAATTAGTGTTGACAGATGTATGTCCATATACACTTGGTGTAGCAGTAGCAAGACGCATGAATGGTGAAAGTTATGAAGCTGGATATTATTTGCCAATAATCGAAAGAAATTCACCAGTTCCAATAAGCAAGGTAGAAAATTTAGTACCTACGGCAGACAATCAAACTCATATTAGTATAAAAGTATATCAAGGTGAGAGCAGAAGAGTGGAAAATAATATAGCTTTAGGAGAATTTCAAGTTCCTATTCCTAAGGATAAAGCTGGAGTGCAAGCTGTTGCTGTAAGATATACTTACGATATAAATGGACTACTGGAAGTTGAAGCTACAGTAGAAAGTACTGGGATTAAGAAAGCTTTAATAATTGAAAAAGCACCAGGATCGATGACTGAGGAAGAAATAAAAGAACGTATGGAAGTGCTTAAAGAAATTAAAATTCATCCGAGGGATAGAACAGAAAATAGATTGCTATTAGCAAGAGGTGAAAGGTTATATGAAGAAGCCCTTGGTGATATGCGTGAATATATTGAAAAATTATTAGCTGAATTTGAAAGAATATTGGCTACTCAAAATCCTAAATTAATTAAAGAGTATGCAAAATTATTTTCTGAGAAACTAGATGAATTGGAGAAATATTATTAA
- a CDS encoding J domain-containing protein produces MICWWDILEIPYDSDTKTIKKAYAKLLKVHNPEDDAEGYQRLRQAYNEAIMYSKKNNVNQYDNTSNLEGVSYNLNNSTLQNLKEENNQDLTEFNSSIYEYDEKISGNSSIVKIYNEVQNPEININEQIEQFFYRLEEIYKNIYLRIDTTVWEELLNSDVLWNAESFKTIEDMLFDFLCTHKYLPAEIWIKLNNNFTWSRNEIKLYNKYSETIVDEILKNLKTPNKLKYDYVRDINPDIIDEYLYERQEGYEALQEKNYAKAYISLNKAKALFDQDPELLRTIGDYNYEFNHMNEALKYYKLAFQINNYDLECVLHIGKILVSYELFSEAVPYFKVWLSYNNNDKFALDYMSYCYYYSNDLVMARESFKRLLSFDENNKLIKKYLKNIEAKLEGKYVRQIKFYKDNLLEEVETEKVIRSKRLYEEEKKPLNLSNIFRTVIFIVMIIGALGCMAEHRNQVEINYDNTKESKIDTNNVLFSDIITPKQFINASINSNVKMHLFEVKPIKYYKISEVFENRVIFSEDELKQKGLNNKVESQLYIGTLKQQVFIFSDSKCSKKTIDKSGSYELKGAKCFIDTNIENKIQKEYASLYPSYHWVPGGFIDASQDEINKAINKNSKLIK; encoded by the coding sequence ATGATTTGCTGGTGGGATATATTAGAAATACCTTATGATAGTGATACTAAAACTATAAAAAAAGCTTATGCCAAACTATTAAAAGTACATAATCCAGAAGATGATGCAGAAGGTTATCAAAGGCTTAGACAAGCATATAATGAAGCTATTATGTATTCCAAGAAAAATAATGTTAATCAGTATGATAATACTAGTAACTTAGAAGGAGTTTCTTACAATTTAAATAATAGCACTTTACAGAACTTAAAGGAGGAAAATAATCAAGATTTAACAGAGTTTAATTCATCTATATATGAATATGATGAGAAAATTAGTGGAAATTCAAGTATTGTTAAAATTTACAATGAAGTTCAAAATCCTGAAATAAATATTAATGAACAGATAGAGCAATTTTTTTATAGATTAGAGGAAATATACAAAAATATTTATCTCAGGATTGATACGACTGTATGGGAAGAATTATTAAATTCAGATGTACTTTGGAATGCAGAGAGCTTTAAAACTATTGAAGATATGCTATTTGACTTCTTGTGTACTCATAAATATTTACCTGCGGAAATATGGATTAAGCTTAATAATAATTTTACATGGAGTAGAAATGAAATAAAATTATATAATAAATATTCAGAAACTATAGTTGATGAAATTTTAAAAAATCTTAAAACTCCAAACAAGCTTAAATATGATTATGTAAGAGATATAAATCCAGATATTATCGATGAATATTTATATGAAAGGCAGGAAGGTTATGAGGCATTGCAAGAAAAAAATTATGCAAAAGCATATATTTCCTTAAATAAGGCAAAAGCATTATTTGATCAAGACCCTGAATTGTTGAGGACAATAGGTGATTATAATTATGAATTTAATCATATGAATGAAGCTTTAAAATATTATAAATTAGCTTTTCAAATAAATAATTATGATCTAGAATGTGTGTTACATATAGGAAAGATTTTGGTCTCCTATGAACTTTTTAGTGAAGCAGTACCATATTTTAAAGTTTGGCTGTCCTATAATAATAATGATAAATTTGCATTAGATTATATGTCTTATTGTTACTATTATAGTAATGATTTAGTTATGGCAAGAGAAAGTTTTAAAAGGCTATTGAGCTTTGATGAAAATAATAAATTAATAAAAAAATATTTGAAAAATATAGAAGCAAAATTGGAAGGAAAGTATGTTAGACAAATTAAATTCTATAAAGATAATTTATTAGAAGAAGTTGAAACTGAAAAAGTAATTAGATCAAAAAGGTTATATGAAGAAGAAAAAAAGCCATTAAATCTAAGTAATATATTTAGAACAGTTATATTTATTGTGATGATAATTGGAGCCCTAGGATGTATGGCGGAACATAGAAATCAAGTAGAAATCAATTATGATAATACAAAAGAATCCAAGATAGATACCAATAATGTTTTGTTTTCTGATATAATTACACCTAAGCAATTTATTAATGCTTCCATAAATAGTAATGTAAAAATGCATTTATTTGAAGTGAAGCCGATTAAGTATTATAAGATATCAGAAGTCTTTGAAAATAGAGTTATATTTTCGGAAGACGAATTAAAACAAAAGGGCTTGAACAATAAAGTTGAAAGTCAGCTATACATTGGTACGTTAAAGCAACAAGTATTTATATTTTCAGATTCAAAATGCAGTAAAAAAACTATTGATAAAAGTGGAAGTTATGAATTAAAGGGGGCTAAATGTTTTATTGATACTAATATAGAAAATAAAATTCAAAAAGAATATGCTTCTTTGTATCCTAGTTATCATTGGGTGCCAGGTGGATTTATCGATGCTTCACAAGATGAAATTAATAAAGCTATTAATAAAAACAGCAAACTAATAAAATAG
- a CDS encoding DUF2167 domain-containing protein, producing MFKKILTVLVVAIMVIANSSIVHASDSTNGTDEINWIEGPKTVDVGTDLAKLDLPEEYVFADGKDAKKLMKEMDNFITDKEQGIVFSKDEKENWYVLFEFDDIGYIKDSDSKNIDADALLADIKKGTEEDNAERRKSGKSTIDIIGWDEKPHYDPNTHNLVWSVLSTSKGEKIVNYNVRILGRGGVTEVTLVAGKDEMDKVKPKLATIISKYSYKEGKRYSDYIKGDKAAEIGLTALIAGGAGAGAAKVGLLAKILLIFKKVWIVIIVAIGGLFKGIFKVFKRKPKNDNGINTNSEETGFKENPKIDEI from the coding sequence ATGTTTAAAAAAATATTAACGGTATTGGTAGTGGCGATTATGGTTATTGCCAACTCAAGCATTGTGCATGCAAGTGATTCGACAAATGGTACTGATGAGATCAATTGGATTGAAGGGCCAAAGACTGTAGATGTTGGAACTGATCTAGCAAAACTTGATTTGCCTGAGGAATATGTTTTTGCAGATGGTAAAGATGCAAAAAAATTAATGAAGGAAATGGATAATTTTATTACTGATAAAGAACAGGGAATTGTATTCTCAAAGGATGAAAAAGAAAACTGGTATGTTTTATTTGAGTTCGATGATATTGGATATATTAAAGACAGCGATTCCAAAAATATTGATGCTGATGCACTTCTTGCAGATATAAAAAAGGGGACTGAAGAAGATAATGCAGAAAGAAGGAAGAGTGGAAAGTCAACAATAGATATAATAGGTTGGGATGAAAAGCCACATTATGATCCAAATACACATAATTTAGTTTGGTCTGTGTTAAGTACTTCAAAAGGAGAAAAAATTGTTAATTATAATGTTAGAATTTTAGGTCGTGGTGGAGTTACTGAAGTTACTTTAGTAGCTGGTAAGGATGAAATGGATAAGGTAAAGCCTAAACTAGCTACAATAATCAGTAAATATTCATATAAAGAAGGAAAAAGATATTCAGATTACATAAAAGGTGATAAAGCTGCAGAAATAGGGCTTACTGCATTAATAGCAGGAGGAGCTGGTGCAGGTGCTGCTAAGGTAGGATTATTAGCTAAAATATTACTAATATTTAAAAAGGTTTGGATAGTTATTATAGTTGCTATAGGTGGATTATTTAAAGGAATATTTAAAGTTTTTAAGAGAAAGCCAAAAAATGATAATGGGATTAATACGAATTCAGAAGAAACTGGTTTTAAAGAAAACCCAAAAATAGATGAAATTTAA